GATCAATTCGGTCTCGACGACCTCGATGTCGGATTTGGGATCCACCTGTCCGGCGACGTGCGTCACGTCGTCGTCGGAAAACACCCGGACCACCTGGCAGATGGCGTCGCACTCGCGGATGTGCGCCAGGAACTTGTTGCCCAGCCCGGCCCCCTCGGACGCGCCCTTGACCAGGCCGGCGATGTCGACGAACGTGACCGGCGCCGGCACGATGCGCTCGGAATGGAAAAGCTCCGCCAGCTTGGCCAGCCGCGGATCGGGCAGCGAAACCACGCCCTCGTTGGGTTCGATCGTGGCGAACGGATAGTTGGCCGCCACCACATTGTTCCGGGTCAGCGCGTTGAACAGCGTCGACTTGCCGACGTTGGGCAGACCCACGATTCCCAGGCTCAGGCTCACGGGGATTCAAGTCTAGAGGCCGGCTGCCGTGGTTCATTCGGGCACGACGGCACACCGGGGGCTGCGGCTAGGTATATACGAGCCTTTCGGCTCATTGCCGGTACGGTCTACATGTGTCAGCGCAGCGGGCAAGGTCGGCGGTCGAGGCTAGCCACCGCTCGATTCACCCGTATATCCCGGGTGTGCCGTGGTGGGGGGCCCTGCTCATCGCCGTCACCGCGACCACCATCGGGTACGGAATCGACGCGGGGTCGGGGCACAAGGAGCTGACCCACGCCTTCGCCGGCCTCTACATAGCCGGCTGTGTGGCCGCGGTGCTGGCCGTGCGCCAAGAGGGCGTGTTCGCCGCGACCATCCAACCGCCGCTGATACTTTTCTGCGCGGTGCCGGGTGCCTACTGGCTGTTCCACGGACGCAAAATCGGCAACCTCAAAGACCTCCTGATCAACTGCGGCTATCCGCTCATCGAGCGTTTCCCGTTGATGCTGGGCACCGCCGGCGGCGTGCTGCTGATCGGTCTGATCAGGTGGTATTTCGGCATGTCACACGCGACGGCGGCGGTGGCCACCGGCAAGGACGACGCCGAGACCGCGGGGACGCCACACTCGTTCATCCGCACCATTGTCGCGACGCTCAACTCGCTTCTTCGGCTCAATCCCTCCGGGGACGACGCCGGCGAAGCGTCCGGCTCGAAGCGGACCCGCGCGACCGCCCGCGCCCCGAAGACCGGCCGAGCGGCGCGCGGCGGCAGGTCCGCCTCGCGTCCCAGCCGAACCCGACCTCCGCTGGAGGACCAGCAGGAACCCGTCGCCGAACGTTCGCGGCGGCCCGGTCACCGAGGGCAGGCACCTCCCCGCGACTTCGAGCCCGCCGACCCGCCCGGCCGGCCGCGCCGCCGCCCCAGACCGCAGGGTGATGCAGACCTGCCGCGCGAGGCCCGCCGCGATCCGCGGCACACCCGCCGTAATCCCTACGAGCGGCCGTATGAGGAACCGGTGCCCCGCGGCGGCCGCTTCGATGGCTACGACATGTACGAGCCCTACGAGCCCCGCCGCCGTCGCACCGCGCCGGGCGGGTCAAACGGCGCCAATCCGACACACCACCCGATCTCTCGGGTCCGCTACCGCGGGTCGAACCCCGCGAACGAGCCCGGCGCCGAGCCGCGCGACGAGC
The nucleotide sequence above comes from Mycobacterium malmoense. Encoded proteins:
- a CDS encoding DUF6542 domain-containing protein, producing the protein MSAQRARSAVEASHRSIHPYIPGVPWWGALLIAVTATTIGYGIDAGSGHKELTHAFAGLYIAGCVAAVLAVRQEGVFAATIQPPLILFCAVPGAYWLFHGRKIGNLKDLLINCGYPLIERFPLMLGTAGGVLLIGLIRWYFGMSHATAAVATGKDDAETAGTPHSFIRTIVATLNSLLRLNPSGDDAGEASGSKRTRATARAPKTGRAARGGRSASRPSRTRPPLEDQQEPVAERSRRPGHRGQAPPRDFEPADPPGRPRRRPRPQGDADLPREARRDPRHTRRNPYERPYEEPVPRGGRFDGYDMYEPYEPRRRRTAPGGSNGANPTHHPISRVRYRGSNPANEPGAEPRDERWSRSRAPGRSRAESWEYDT